A section of the Triticum dicoccoides isolate Atlit2015 ecotype Zavitan chromosome 7A, WEW_v2.0, whole genome shotgun sequence genome encodes:
- the LOC119327458 gene encoding protein DETOXIFICATION 49-like, with protein sequence MCHCSQQQARCVHEALLQPPVLHDRPKKARGGGGGGASAEVASIVRLAVPMVGAGLLMYARSLVSMIFLGRLGRLPLAGGSLALGFANITGYSVLSGLAAGMDPVCGQAFGAGRTSVLAAALRRTVSLLLVASIPVSLLWVAMHRILVATGQDPDIAAAAYDFIMCSLPDLLVQSFLHPIRVYLRAQAITLPITYAAAAALLLHVPINCILVQGLHLGIRGVALGAVCTNLNFLLFLVTYVYFSGLTHGNGGSDGKDGACLSPMEEPALEWGRLVRLSIHSCMSVCLEWWWYEIMVMLCGVLADPKAAVAAMGILIQTTSLVYIFPHSLSCAVSTRVGHELGAGRPERARLAARVGLACGAALGLVACAFAASVRGVWARMFTADAAILRLTSVALPILGAAELGNCPQTAGCGVLRGSARPGKAARINASAFYGVGMPAALALAFWPARLDFRGMWAGMLAAQLVCAALMLRAVQRTDWEDQAVRARELTGAEAHGDVKSCHADADRVMAGNGLLVVTVLS encoded by the coding sequence ATGTGCCATTGCTCCCAGCAGCAAGCACGATGCGTCCACGAGGCTCTGCTCCAGCCACCCGTGCTGCATGACCGGCCAAAGAAAgcgcgaggcggcggtggcggcggcgcgagtgCCGAGGTGGCCTCCATCGTGCGGCTCGCCGTGCCGATGGTCGGCGCGGGGCTGCTCATGTACGCGCGCTCCCTAGTGTCCATGATCTTTCTTGGCCGGCTCGGCCGCCTGCCACTCGCTGGCGGCTCCCTCGCGCTCGGCTTCGCCAACATCACCGGCTACTCGGTGCTCTCCGGGCTGGCTGCCGGTATGGACCCGGTGTGCGGCCAGGCGTTCGGTGCCGGCCGCACGTCTGTCCTCGCCGCGGCGCTCCGCCGCACCGTCTCGCTGCTCCTGGTCGCGTCCATCCCCGTCAGCCTGCTCTGGGTCGCCATGCACCGCATCCTCGTCGCTACAGGGCAGGACCCCGACATTGCGGCCGCTGCTTACGACTTCATCATGTGCTCGCTGCCAGACCTCCTCGTGCAGTCCTTCCTCCACCCGATCCGCGTGTACCTCCGCGCGCAGGCCATCACGCTCCCAATCACGTACGCAGCCGCCGCCGCGCTCCTGCTCCACGTTCCCATCAACTGCATCCTCGtgcagggtctccacctcggtatcCGCGGCGTCGCCCTCGGAGCCGTCTGCACCAACCTGAACTTCTTGCTGTTCCTCGTGACCTACGTGTACTTCTCCGGACTAACGCATGGCAATGGCGGCAGCGATGGCAAAGATGGCGCATGTTTGTCACCGATGGAGGAACCTGCTCTGGAATGGGGCCGCTTGGTGAGGCTCTCCATTCACAGCTGCATGTCGGTATGCCTGGAGTGGTGGTGGTACGAGATCATGGTCATGCTTTGCGGCGTGCTCGCCGACCCGAAAGCGGCGGTGGCAGCTATGGGAATACTCATACAGACCACGTCACTGGTGTATATCTTCCCTCATTCCCTCAGCTGCGCCGTGTCCACGCGCGTCGggcatgagctcggcgcgggtcggCCGGAGCGTGCGCGCCTTGCGGCACGTGTCGGCCTCGCCTGTGGCGCCGCGCTGGGCCTCGTGGCGTGCGCAttcgcggcgtccgtgaggggcgtATGGGCGCGGATGTTCACCGCAGATGCGGCCATCCTGCGGCTGACGTCCGTGGCGCTGCCCATTCTCGGCGCCGCCGAGCTGGGCAACTGCCCGCAGACAGCGGGTTGCGGGGTGCTCCGCGGCAGCGCGCGGCCGGGAAAGGCCGCGAGGATCAACGCCTCAGCCTTCTATGGCGTCGGCATGCCGGCCGCTCTGGCGCTGGCGTTCTGGCCGGCACGGCTCGACTTCCGGGGCATGTGGGCCGGcatgctggcggcgcagctggtgTGCGCGGCCCTGATGCTGCGAGCGGTGCAGCGCACGGACTGGGAAGATCAGGCCGTTCGCGCGCGCGAGCTGACCGGCGCGGAGGCCCATGGCGACGTCAAAAGCTGCCATGCAGACGCTGACAGAGTGATGGCGGGCAACGGCTTGCTCGTGGTGACTGTGCTAAGTTGA